A genomic segment from Stenotrophomonas maltophilia encodes:
- a CDS encoding ATP-binding protein — MAISKHTPALFNEGLPDPRLQQFRMRRLQVHNWGTFNGLTEVPIAERGFLFVGRSGSGKSTLLDAMSALLTPPAIVDFNAAAREAERSGRDRNLVSYVRGAWADQQDSGTGEIATQYLRKGATWTALVLEYRAGDGRVVSLVRLLWISGNGTSAGDVRKHYMIAERPFDIAKDLGGFDLDLRKLKQKLSDLHHFDTFSGYAERFRDLLGIDNEMALRLLHKTQSAKNLGDLNVFLRDFMLDTPKTFDAAERLVSDFAELDGAHQAVVTARRQVETLLPARAYYNDLKEMHRQRGDDEALKLGVDSFRESRRQALIEARLREMDVRDRGLLGEEAQRRAALDNHTERLAELELQRRQQGGERIEELEREQGRAEAERDRRKAKRDQAQEAAQQLQAELPDDAHGFAELVERAQNELQDRQRASAALDDAISDRLGGKRDDERRFGEVRIELEAMQRTPSNIPAPMQKLRARLAEETGIAEAALPFVGELIQVRSEEQGWQGAIERVLGGFALSLLVDDKHYNDVAEWVNRTHLGMRFTYYRVRRNDDAFAREPSAKSLLHKLELREHVFESWLRRELGKRFDYECVDAKQLRNVDRGITREGQVKHPGDRFEKDDRSAVGDRRRWILGFNNHDKVGAFEREAQELAKRIASCETDIARLRGQRDRDNERRLACHELVSISWNEIDIAAPQQRLTDIEATLRDLREGNADLAKLAKQIDAVRADIEQSRRTYEDVRVERGQLVKERDRLDRARQQSRALVLPSLAQEQEAGLSERLQEQGPLSLETLEAHMRQVSNALNEQLSSSQQDLNRIENQLIGCFRRFIQQWPEESGDFTVSVASAEDFLARLERLERDGLPQHEERFFDLLQNQSKNNLLALQRHSAEARKSIGQRLDEVNASLEQVPFNRGTLLTIELSDRRLPEVGEFHLQLREVLSQQQTEQRELAESQFTVLRQLVNRLGSQEGEDKRWRELVLDVRMHVEFIGVELDEETRQQVEIYRSGAGKSGGQRQKLATTCLAAALRYQLGGADSQLPSYAAVVLDEAFDKADNEFTALAMNIFDNFGFQMVVATPLKSVMTLEPFIGGACFVEISGRHDSGVLLIEYDEEGKRLKLPERSRQQANEPEEAEA, encoded by the coding sequence ATGGCTATCTCCAAGCACACCCCCGCCCTGTTCAACGAAGGCCTGCCGGACCCGCGCCTGCAGCAGTTCCGCATGCGCCGCCTGCAGGTGCACAACTGGGGCACCTTCAACGGCCTGACCGAAGTGCCGATCGCCGAGCGCGGTTTCCTGTTCGTCGGCCGTTCCGGCTCGGGCAAATCGACCCTGCTCGATGCCATGTCCGCGCTGCTGACGCCGCCGGCCATCGTCGACTTCAACGCCGCCGCGCGTGAAGCCGAGCGCAGTGGCCGCGACCGCAACCTGGTGTCCTACGTGCGTGGCGCGTGGGCCGACCAGCAGGACAGTGGCACCGGCGAAATCGCCACCCAGTACCTGCGCAAGGGCGCGACCTGGACCGCACTGGTGCTGGAATACCGCGCCGGTGATGGCCGCGTGGTCAGCCTGGTGCGCCTGCTGTGGATCTCCGGCAACGGCACCTCGGCCGGCGACGTGCGCAAGCACTACATGATCGCCGAGCGTCCGTTCGACATTGCCAAGGATCTCGGCGGCTTCGACCTGGACCTGCGCAAGCTCAAGCAGAAGCTGTCCGACCTGCATCACTTCGACACCTTCTCCGGCTACGCCGAGCGCTTCCGCGACCTGCTCGGCATCGACAACGAGATGGCGCTGCGCCTGCTGCACAAGACCCAGTCGGCGAAGAACCTGGGCGACCTCAACGTCTTCCTGCGCGACTTCATGCTCGACACGCCGAAGACCTTCGACGCCGCCGAGCGTCTGGTCAGCGACTTCGCCGAGCTCGATGGCGCGCACCAGGCAGTGGTCACCGCACGCCGCCAGGTGGAAACCCTGTTGCCGGCACGCGCCTACTACAACGATCTGAAGGAAATGCACCGCCAGCGCGGTGACGACGAAGCGCTGAAGCTCGGCGTCGACAGCTTCCGCGAAAGCCGCCGCCAGGCGCTGATCGAAGCGCGCCTGCGCGAGATGGATGTGCGTGACCGTGGCCTGCTTGGCGAAGAAGCCCAGCGTCGCGCCGCATTGGACAACCACACCGAGCGCCTGGCCGAACTGGAACTGCAGCGCCGCCAGCAGGGCGGTGAGCGCATCGAGGAACTGGAACGCGAGCAGGGCCGCGCCGAAGCCGAGCGCGACCGCCGCAAGGCCAAGCGTGACCAGGCCCAGGAAGCTGCACAGCAGCTGCAAGCCGAACTGCCCGACGATGCCCATGGCTTCGCCGAGCTGGTCGAGCGCGCGCAGAACGAACTGCAGGACCGCCAGCGTGCCTCGGCGGCACTGGACGACGCGATCAGCGATCGCCTCGGCGGCAAGCGCGATGACGAGCGCCGCTTCGGCGAAGTACGCATCGAACTTGAAGCGATGCAGCGCACCCCCTCCAACATCCCGGCGCCGATGCAGAAGCTGCGCGCGCGCCTGGCCGAGGAAACCGGCATCGCCGAAGCGGCGCTGCCGTTTGTCGGCGAGCTGATCCAGGTCCGCTCGGAAGAGCAGGGTTGGCAGGGCGCCATCGAGCGTGTGCTGGGTGGCTTCGCGCTGTCACTGCTGGTCGACGACAAGCATTACAACGACGTCGCCGAGTGGGTGAACCGTACCCACCTGGGCATGCGATTCACCTACTACCGCGTGCGCCGCAACGACGATGCGTTCGCCCGCGAGCCGTCGGCGAAGTCGCTGCTGCACAAGCTGGAACTGCGCGAGCACGTGTTCGAAAGCTGGTTGCGCCGTGAGCTTGGCAAGCGCTTCGATTACGAGTGCGTGGATGCCAAGCAGCTGCGCAACGTCGACCGTGGCATCACCCGCGAAGGCCAGGTCAAGCATCCGGGCGACCGTTTCGAGAAGGACGACCGCAGTGCGGTGGGCGACCGTCGCCGCTGGATCCTCGGCTTCAACAACCACGACAAGGTGGGCGCTTTCGAGCGCGAAGCGCAGGAACTGGCCAAGCGCATCGCCAGCTGCGAGACCGACATCGCGCGCCTGCGCGGCCAGCGTGACCGCGACAACGAACGTCGCCTGGCCTGCCACGAGCTGGTCAGCATCAGCTGGAACGAGATCGACATCGCCGCCCCGCAGCAGCGCCTGACCGATATCGAGGCCACCCTGCGCGACCTGCGCGAAGGCAACGCCGATCTCGCCAAGCTGGCCAAGCAGATCGACGCCGTGCGCGCCGACATCGAGCAGTCCCGCCGCACCTATGAAGACGTCCGCGTCGAACGTGGCCAGCTGGTCAAGGAGCGCGATCGCCTGGACCGCGCACGCCAGCAGAGCCGTGCGCTGGTGCTGCCGAGCCTGGCCCAGGAGCAGGAAGCCGGCCTTTCCGAGCGCCTGCAGGAACAGGGTCCGCTCAGCCTGGAAACGCTCGAAGCGCACATGCGCCAGGTCAGCAATGCGCTGAACGAGCAGCTGTCGTCCTCGCAGCAGGACCTCAACCGCATCGAGAACCAGCTGATCGGCTGCTTCCGTCGCTTCATCCAGCAATGGCCGGAGGAGTCGGGTGACTTCACCGTGTCGGTGGCGTCGGCCGAGGACTTCCTCGCCCGCCTCGAACGGCTGGAGCGCGATGGCCTGCCGCAGCACGAAGAGCGCTTCTTCGATCTGCTGCAGAACCAGAGCAAGAACAACCTGCTGGCCCTGCAGCGCCACAGTGCAGAGGCACGCAAGTCGATTGGCCAGCGCCTGGACGAAGTGAACGCCAGCCTGGAGCAGGTGCCGTTCAACCGTGGCACGCTGCTGACCATCGAACTGAGCGATCGCCGCCTGCCGGAAGTCGGCGAATTCCACCTGCAGCTGCGTGAAGTGCTGTCGCAGCAGCAGACCGAGCAGCGCGAGCTGGCCGAGTCGCAGTTCACCGTGCTGCGCCAGCTGGTCAACCGGCTCGGCTCGCAGGAAGGCGAGGACAAGCGCTGGCGCGAGCTGGTGCTGGACGTGCGCATGCACGTGGAGTTCATCGGCGTCGAGCTGGATGAAGAGACGCGCCAGCAGGTCGAGATCTACCGCAGCGGTGCCGGCAAGTCCGGCGGCCAGCGCCAGAAGCTGGCCACCACCTGCCTGGCGGCGGCGCTGCGCTACCAGCTCGGCGGTGCAGACAGCCAGCTGCCCAGCTATGCCGCGGTCGTGCTCGACGAAGCCTTCGACAAGGCCGACAACGAGTTCACCGCACTGGCGATGAACATCTTCGACAACTTCGGCTTCCAGATGGTGGTCGCCACCCCGCTGAAGTCGGTGATGACGCTGGAGCCGTTCATCGGTGGTGCCTGCTTCGTCGAAATCAGCGGCCGCCACGACTCCGGCGTGCTGTTGATCGAGTACGACGAGGAAGGCAAGCGCCTGAAGCTGCCCGAGCGTAGCCGACAGCAGGCCAACGAACCGGAAGAAGCCGAGGCCTGA
- a CDS encoding DUF4194 domain-containing protein, with amino-acid sequence MSWHEDPIEAPLADVAEDAYEAEPVATVAQPRRGNDVYYLGDTGRLPLDARRALCQLLIGPSIDQLRHAKLWPALIRSEAAIRSSLADLFLELVLDRDSGVAFTRQADTEDVDAPVLLRTSPLTFIDSVLLLFLRQQLAEADARGNRAVVADAEMAEALAIYEKNLSTDRAGFNRRVASAVQKMKDNHILTRLSGQEDRHEVSPALKLLFSAEDVSQLSAVYRQLRETPAAEA; translated from the coding sequence ATGAGCTGGCATGAAGACCCCATCGAAGCACCGCTGGCCGACGTGGCGGAAGACGCCTACGAGGCCGAGCCGGTGGCGACCGTGGCGCAGCCCCGCCGTGGCAACGACGTGTACTACCTCGGCGATACCGGGCGGCTGCCGCTGGATGCGCGTCGCGCGCTGTGCCAGCTGCTGATCGGCCCCAGCATCGACCAGCTGCGCCACGCCAAGCTGTGGCCGGCGCTGATCCGCAGCGAGGCGGCCATCCGTTCGTCGCTGGCGGACCTGTTCCTGGAACTGGTGCTCGACCGTGACAGCGGCGTGGCCTTCACCCGCCAGGCCGATACCGAAGATGTTGATGCGCCGGTGCTGCTGCGCACCTCGCCGCTGACCTTCATTGATTCGGTGCTGCTGCTGTTCCTGCGCCAGCAGTTGGCCGAGGCCGATGCGCGTGGCAACCGCGCGGTGGTCGCCGACGCCGAGATGGCCGAAGCGCTGGCCATCTACGAAAAGAACCTGTCCACCGATCGCGCCGGCTTCAACCGCCGTGTCGCTTCGGCGGTGCAGAAGATGAAGGACAACCACATCCTGACCCGCCTCAGCGGCCAGGAAGACCGCCACGAAGTCTCGCCGGCGCTGAAGCTGCTGTTCTCCGCCGAAGACGTGTCCCAGCTTTCGGCGGTCTACCGCCAGCTGCGCGAAACCCCGGCCGCCGAGGCCTGA
- a CDS encoding DUF3375 domain-containing protein produces MKHRERISRYRHLREQPQWKLLAADHAPEIIGLLQGLLMDGERTLSSSVLNERLQRALDQLNGDELSRDLPRTAQAYIAHWLAQGWLERRLPEGADQEQYELSTAALQAIRFADGLEQARVAATESRLALVIEQLSQLAAQTESDPDARLSALRDERDRIDAEIARVGAGRVIALDGKRALERARQIIGLADELTEDFRRVRDDFEQLNRDFRERIIDDEGERGDVLSQLFEGVDVIGESDAGRSFQAFWRLLNDAEQSAQLDAALEAVLARGFARRLDRNERNFLRGFTSTMLERGGQVHDVLQNFARSLRGFVQSRGYLEQRRLNQLLKQAQSEALALRDEFPAQRGIGRDLQLTTSRLRSWSQWKLHDPRSAQVDGNVEYNDAAAISLESVGDLVASSEIDFRTLRRDLHDLLDAQPRLSIAQALSQREAPQGLGSVIGYLSLGTRFGNVVAGEQELAEWRGGDGQIRRARIPLVWFTQERRHELA; encoded by the coding sequence ATGAAGCATCGCGAACGCATCTCCCGTTACCGCCATCTGCGCGAACAGCCTCAATGGAAGCTGCTTGCCGCCGACCACGCCCCGGAAATCATCGGCCTGCTGCAGGGGCTGCTGATGGACGGCGAGCGCACGCTGTCGTCGTCGGTGCTCAACGAGCGCCTGCAACGCGCGCTGGACCAGCTCAACGGCGACGAACTGTCGCGCGACCTGCCGCGTACCGCGCAGGCCTACATCGCGCACTGGCTGGCCCAGGGCTGGCTGGAACGTCGCCTGCCCGAAGGTGCCGACCAGGAGCAGTACGAACTGTCGACCGCGGCACTGCAGGCGATCCGCTTCGCCGACGGCCTCGAGCAGGCTCGCGTGGCCGCCACCGAAAGCCGGCTGGCACTGGTCATCGAACAGCTCTCGCAGCTGGCCGCGCAGACCGAGTCCGATCCGGATGCACGCCTGTCGGCACTGCGCGACGAGCGTGACCGCATCGACGCCGAAATCGCCCGTGTCGGCGCTGGCCGCGTGATCGCGCTGGATGGCAAGCGCGCGCTGGAACGTGCGCGCCAGATCATCGGCCTGGCCGACGAGCTGACCGAGGACTTCCGCCGCGTGCGCGACGACTTCGAGCAGCTCAACCGCGATTTCCGCGAACGCATCATCGACGACGAGGGCGAGCGCGGCGATGTGCTGTCGCAGCTGTTCGAAGGCGTGGATGTGATCGGCGAGAGCGATGCCGGCCGCAGCTTCCAGGCGTTCTGGCGCCTGCTCAACGACGCCGAGCAGAGCGCCCAGCTCGATGCCGCGCTGGAAGCGGTGCTGGCGCGCGGCTTTGCCCGCCGCCTGGACCGCAACGAACGCAACTTCCTGCGCGGCTTCACCAGCACCATGCTCGAACGCGGTGGGCAGGTGCACGACGTGCTGCAGAACTTCGCGCGCAGCCTGCGTGGCTTCGTGCAGAGCCGTGGCTATCTGGAGCAGCGCCGCCTCAACCAGCTGCTGAAGCAGGCGCAGTCCGAAGCGCTGGCACTGCGTGACGAATTCCCCGCACAGCGAGGCATCGGCCGCGATCTGCAGCTGACCACCAGCCGCCTGCGCTCGTGGTCGCAGTGGAAGCTGCACGATCCGCGCAGTGCCCAGGTCGATGGCAATGTCGAGTACAACGACGCCGCGGCCATCAGCCTGGAAAGCGTCGGCGATCTGGTCGCGTCATCCGAAATCGACTTCCGTACCCTGCGCCGCGACCTGCACGACCTGCTCGATGCGCAGCCGCGGCTCAGCATCGCCCAGGCCCTGTCGCAGCGCGAAGCACCGCAGGGTCTCGGCAGCGTCATCGGCTACCTGTCGCTGGGCACGCGCTTCGGCAACGTGGTCGCCGGCGAGCAGGAGCTTGCCGAATGGCGTGGTGGCGACGGCCAGATCCGTCGTGCCCGCATCCCGCTGGTTTGGTTCACCCAGGAGAGACGCCATGAGCTGGCATGA
- the folE gene encoding GTP cyclohydrolase I FolE, producing MSKNNEKAAPQGDVTQDQAEDAVRTLLRWAGEDPSREGLLDTPRRVAEAYGDWFSGYRDDPRAYMERTFEEVAGYDELIVLRDIEYESHCEHHMAPIIGRVHVGYLPAGKVVGISKLARVVEAYARRFQVQEKMTAQIAQCIQDVLQPIGVGVVVEGAHECMTTRGIHKRGVSMVTSKMLGSFRDDARTRAEFLRFIEVGGKR from the coding sequence ATGAGCAAGAACAACGAAAAGGCCGCCCCGCAGGGCGACGTGACCCAGGACCAGGCCGAGGATGCCGTGCGCACCCTGCTGCGCTGGGCCGGTGAGGACCCGTCCCGTGAAGGCCTGCTGGATACCCCCCGCCGCGTCGCCGAAGCCTATGGCGACTGGTTCAGCGGTTACCGCGACGATCCGCGCGCCTACATGGAGCGGACCTTCGAGGAAGTGGCCGGCTATGACGAACTGATCGTCCTGCGTGACATCGAGTACGAAAGCCACTGCGAACACCACATGGCGCCGATCATCGGCCGCGTGCACGTCGGCTACCTGCCGGCCGGCAAGGTGGTGGGCATCAGCAAGCTGGCCCGCGTCGTCGAAGCCTACGCCCGCCGTTTCCAGGTGCAGGAGAAGATGACCGCGCAGATCGCCCAGTGCATCCAGGATGTGCTGCAGCCGATCGGCGTCGGCGTGGTTGTCGAAGGCGCCCACGAATGCATGACCACCCGCGGCATCCACAAGCGCGGCGTCAGCATGGTCACCTCCAAGATGCTGGGCAGCTTCCGCGACGACGCGCGTACCCGCGCCGAGTTCCTGCGCTTCATCGAAGTGGGCGGCAAGCGCTGA
- a CDS encoding MarR family winged helix-turn-helix transcriptional regulator, with translation MDRPLDERTVLQMQLSSGLLYAGRQWQRLADSRLGSYGISTACTMPLLMIGRSGGGIRQVALAQQLGMEGPSLVRLLDKLCASDLVRRESDASDRRANLLWLTDAGHALVSELEDQLIGLRQDVFGELSMDELHAVLKAWRLLAEAADRIT, from the coding sequence ATGGACCGACCCCTCGACGAGCGCACCGTGCTGCAGATGCAGCTCAGCTCCGGCCTGCTTTACGCAGGGCGGCAGTGGCAGCGCCTGGCCGACAGCCGGCTCGGCAGCTACGGCATCTCCACCGCCTGCACCATGCCCCTGCTGATGATCGGCCGCTCCGGCGGTGGCATCCGCCAGGTGGCGCTGGCCCAGCAGCTGGGCATGGAGGGTCCCTCCCTGGTGCGCCTGCTGGACAAGCTGTGCGCCAGCGACCTGGTCCGCCGCGAGAGCGACGCCAGCGACCGCCGCGCCAACCTGCTGTGGCTGACCGATGCGGGCCATGCGCTTGTCAGCGAGCTGGAAGACCAGTTGATCGGCCTGCGCCAGGACGTGTTCGGCGAGCTTTCCATGGATGAACTGCACGCCGTGCTGAAGGCATGGCGCCTGCTGGCCGAGGCCGCCGACCGCATCACGTAA
- a CDS encoding DUF1656 domain-containing protein has translation MPGEFSLHGVFVPTLLGLMLLAYLVNSGLHALLQRAGAYRHVWHPALFNLALYGIVLGLLFHLLRWMQS, from the coding sequence ATGCCCGGTGAATTCAGTCTCCACGGAGTGTTCGTCCCGACCCTGCTCGGGTTGATGTTGTTGGCCTATCTGGTCAACAGCGGCCTGCACGCGCTGCTGCAGCGTGCCGGCGCCTATCGCCATGTCTGGCACCCGGCGCTGTTCAACCTGGCGCTGTACGGGATCGTGCTTGGCCTGCTGTTCCACCTCCTGCGTTGGATGCAATCGTGA
- a CDS encoding efflux RND transporter periplasmic adaptor subunit gives MNKIVKKTLPVLLTSAAVIVALLVLRQLWVYYMDEPWTRDAHVGADVVQVAPDVSGLVETVQVADNQAVKKGDLLFVVDRARYRIALEQARASLAERQASVAQLRREIGRDRSLQDLVAAEDAEVRRAKLQAAQAALATAQAAVDLAELNLGRTEVRAPADGRVNDRTMRVGDYVVAGKPVLALLDTGSFRIDGYFEETRLRGVAPGQSVDIRLMGESAPLRGHVESIAAGIEDRYRSNGSSLLPNVTPAFDWVRLAQRIPVRIAIDEVPKGVELIAGRTATVTVDTGRHPHNDKAGTSPTQAGL, from the coding sequence GTGAACAAGATCGTGAAGAAGACCCTGCCGGTGCTGCTCACCAGCGCAGCCGTGATCGTCGCCCTGCTGGTGCTGCGCCAGCTGTGGGTCTATTACATGGATGAGCCGTGGACCCGCGACGCCCACGTCGGTGCCGACGTGGTGCAGGTGGCGCCGGACGTGTCCGGGCTGGTGGAAACGGTGCAGGTGGCCGACAACCAGGCGGTGAAGAAGGGCGACCTGCTGTTCGTGGTCGACCGCGCCCGCTACCGCATCGCGCTGGAGCAGGCCCGCGCCAGCCTGGCCGAGCGCCAGGCCTCGGTGGCGCAGCTGCGCCGCGAAATCGGCCGTGACCGCAGCCTGCAGGACCTGGTCGCCGCCGAGGACGCCGAAGTGCGCCGCGCCAAGCTGCAGGCCGCACAGGCTGCGCTGGCCACCGCGCAGGCCGCGGTCGACCTGGCCGAGCTCAACCTGGGCCGCACCGAGGTGCGCGCGCCGGCCGATGGCCGCGTCAACGACCGCACCATGCGCGTGGGCGACTACGTGGTGGCCGGCAAGCCGGTGCTCGCGCTGTTGGACACCGGCTCGTTCCGCATCGATGGCTACTTCGAGGAAACCCGCCTGCGCGGCGTGGCCCCGGGGCAGAGCGTGGACATCCGCCTGATGGGCGAATCGGCACCGCTGCGCGGCCATGTCGAGAGCATCGCCGCCGGCATCGAAGACCGCTACCGCAGCAACGGCAGCAGCCTGCTGCCGAACGTGACCCCGGCCTTCGACTGGGTGCGATTGGCGCAGCGCATCCCGGTGCGCATCGCCATCGACGAAGTACCCAAGGGCGTGGAACTGATCGCCGGGCGCACCGCCACGGTGACCGTGGACACCGGCCGCCATCCGCACAACGACAAGGCCGGCACTTCGCCGACACAGGCGGGCCTGTGA
- a CDS encoding efflux transporter outer membrane subunit, protein MNTALPRLGLIVALASLAACRTVGPDYALPEGSAFKRPEANAAFIDTQNPQVAANQALPDRWWSLYNDPVLDGLITRALRDNVELKAADAHLRRAAAVYEQALDAGGFEYEAEAGVSRAQLSAESFLQEHELPVINLADGKFAVSYQFDLFGKLKRGAEAARADEQSVAAARDLAQVSVVAQVADSYLEICHANHELHVAEHSLQLQQRSRTVTERLIAAGRGTPPELARANAQVALLEAALPPLHAQRSAAAYSLAALLGQTPGQLPAGVIDCAHAPGLAQPLPVGDGRALLQRRPDVRQAERKLASATARIGVATAELYPDIRLGASLGAAGLLEDFGTPMTQQWSIGPLISWTLPSSGTHARIHAAEAGADAALAEFDHTVLQALRETQTALDRYAQDLRRLQSLRIAQEQAALAAEQNRRLYQGGRTPYLSSLDADRSLATSDATLAAAEAQVSRDQIHLFLVLGGGWQASAAASNATTAAK, encoded by the coding sequence GTGAACACCGCCCTGCCCCGTCTCGGCCTGATCGTCGCGCTGGCCAGCCTGGCCGCGTGCAGGACCGTCGGCCCGGACTATGCATTGCCGGAAGGCTCGGCGTTCAAGCGCCCGGAGGCCAATGCGGCCTTCATCGATACGCAGAACCCGCAGGTAGCCGCCAACCAGGCGCTGCCCGACCGCTGGTGGTCGCTGTACAACGACCCGGTACTGGACGGCCTGATCACCCGGGCACTGCGTGACAACGTGGAACTGAAGGCCGCCGATGCGCACCTTCGCCGTGCCGCAGCGGTGTACGAACAGGCACTGGACGCCGGCGGCTTCGAGTACGAGGCCGAGGCCGGCGTCAGCCGCGCGCAGCTGTCGGCCGAATCGTTCCTGCAGGAGCACGAACTGCCGGTGATCAACCTGGCCGATGGCAAGTTCGCGGTCAGCTACCAGTTCGACCTGTTCGGCAAGCTCAAGCGCGGCGCCGAAGCGGCGCGTGCCGACGAGCAGTCGGTCGCCGCAGCGCGCGACCTGGCCCAGGTCAGCGTGGTCGCGCAGGTCGCCGACAGCTACCTGGAAATCTGCCACGCCAACCACGAACTGCACGTGGCCGAGCATTCGCTGCAGCTGCAGCAGCGCAGCCGCACGGTCACCGAGCGCCTGATCGCGGCCGGACGCGGCACGCCACCGGAGCTGGCCCGCGCCAATGCCCAGGTCGCGCTGCTGGAAGCTGCACTGCCGCCGCTGCATGCGCAGCGCTCGGCAGCTGCCTATTCACTGGCCGCCCTGCTGGGCCAGACCCCGGGGCAGCTGCCGGCCGGCGTGATCGACTGTGCGCATGCCCCCGGCCTGGCGCAGCCGCTGCCGGTCGGTGATGGCCGCGCGCTGCTGCAGCGCCGCCCGGACGTGCGCCAGGCCGAGCGCAAGCTGGCTTCGGCCACGGCACGGATTGGCGTCGCCACTGCCGAGCTGTACCCTGACATCCGCTTGGGGGCCTCGCTCGGTGCCGCCGGCCTGCTGGAGGATTTCGGCACGCCGATGACCCAGCAGTGGTCGATCGGCCCGTTGATCTCGTGGACGCTGCCGTCGTCCGGCACGCACGCACGCATCCACGCTGCCGAAGCGGGTGCCGATGCGGCCCTGGCCGAGTTCGACCACACGGTGCTGCAAGCACTGCGCGAGACCCAGACCGCGCTGGACCGCTATGCGCAGGATCTGCGGCGGCTGCAGTCGCTGCGCATCGCGCAGGAGCAGGCCGCGCTGGCCGCCGAGCAGAACCGCCGGCTTTACCAGGGTGGCCGTACGCCCTATCTGTCCAGCCTGGATGCCGACCGCAGCCTGGCCACCAGCGACGCCACCCTGGCCGCCGCCGAAGCGCAGGTCTCGCGCGACCAGATCCACCTGTTCCTGGTTCTGGGTGGCGGCTGGCAGGCCAGTGCCGCCGCGTCCAACGCCACCACTGCCGCGAAGTAA